In one Actinomycetota bacterium genomic region, the following are encoded:
- the cheB gene encoding chemotaxis-specific protein-glutamate methyltransferase CheB encodes MRVLVVDDSPTARAYLVEVLGSYPGVTVVGEAADGKEAVEATAELQPSVVVMDAVMPVMDGFEATERIMIETPTPVVMTTAALDPDDVALALRSVEVGALAVLPKPTWDASGPDPRAANVFARKVVALSGVGVIRRYRESTSSRPIPERAALPDSTIHIVGVAASTGGPRALHDLLAKLPDGLAAPVLIVQHIAEGFVDGLVRWLDAATALQVKVAERGEPLTAGQVYLAPDDHHLRVAPLGRVHLDSDPPIGGFRPAATALFESLAGLYGTSAAGVILSGLGDDGLAGLLGLRAAGGTVLAQDEETAAVFGMPGVVVAAGIAHVVGSVDTLAAAIAELTTRGTA; translated from the coding sequence ATCCGCGTCCTGGTCGTCGACGACTCGCCCACGGCCCGCGCGTACCTGGTGGAGGTCTTGGGCAGCTACCCAGGCGTCACGGTCGTCGGTGAGGCCGCAGACGGGAAGGAAGCGGTCGAAGCGACAGCCGAACTGCAGCCGTCGGTCGTGGTCATGGACGCGGTCATGCCGGTGATGGACGGCTTCGAGGCGACCGAACGGATCATGATCGAGACCCCGACGCCGGTCGTCATGACCACCGCGGCGCTCGACCCGGACGACGTCGCGCTCGCCCTTCGCTCGGTGGAGGTCGGAGCCCTGGCCGTCCTGCCCAAGCCCACCTGGGATGCGAGCGGTCCGGATCCCCGGGCGGCGAACGTCTTCGCCCGGAAGGTCGTCGCGCTCTCCGGCGTCGGGGTCATCCGCCGGTACCGGGAGAGCACGTCCTCCCGACCGATCCCTGAACGCGCCGCGCTCCCCGACAGCACCATCCACATCGTCGGTGTGGCCGCGTCGACCGGTGGCCCACGCGCGCTGCACGACCTGCTCGCCAAGCTGCCAGACGGACTGGCAGCGCCAGTGCTCATCGTCCAGCACATCGCCGAGGGCTTCGTCGATGGCCTCGTCCGCTGGCTGGACGCGGCCACAGCCCTACAGGTCAAGGTCGCTGAGAGGGGAGAACCGCTAACGGCCGGTCAGGTCTACCTCGCGCCCGACGACCACCACCTGCGCGTCGCACCTCTGGGCCGGGTGCACCTGGACAGCGACCCGCCGATCGGAGGCTTCCGACCCGCGGCCACGGCCCTGTTCGAATCGCTGGCCGGTCTCTACGGAACGTCCGCGGCTGGCGTCATCCTCAGTGGCCTCGGCGACGACGGCCTCGCCGGGCTGCTCGGCCTGCGAGCGGCGGGCGGCACGGTCCTGGCACAGGACGAGGAGACCGCTGCGGTCTTCGGCATGCCCGGCGTCGTGGTGGCCGCTGGCATCGCCCACGTCGTGGGATCTGTCGACACGCTCGCCGCCGCGATCGCGGAACTCACCACAAGGGGGACAGCATGA
- a CDS encoding hybrid sensor histidine kinase/response regulator, with translation MTDIRGILVAEDSRTQAEALRADLESQGYEVTVARDGQEALVLLDERSFGLLISDIMMPNMDGYELCRRVKADRKLDDMSVILLTSLRDPVDIVRGLQSGADNFLTKPYDRHRLLSRIESVLQPRDNAQGGHFRLGAEVRLLGHRFTVNADRQQILDLLMGSFEDLYYTNATLRDREEELLRAREQAVAANEAKSRFLATLGHELRTPLTAVIGYADLLLLDSGLDGDDLDSVEHILEGGRHLLQLIDDLVDIGRIEAGDLALDPEPVDVGQTLVEAIEVVRGLAERYDVQLPTTAQIDACLVHADRRRLRQVLINLMSNAVKYNYAGGSVNVVCEPTGDGRARIDVTDTGPGIEPDKIGRLFVPFDRLGAEANDVEGTGIGLPLVRDLVEAMGGTVTVPNTSPNGTTFRVELPTPGHEEHTSDRP, from the coding sequence ATGACCGACATCAGAGGGATCCTCGTCGCCGAGGACAGCCGCACGCAGGCCGAAGCCCTGCGCGCCGACCTCGAGAGCCAGGGCTACGAGGTCACGGTCGCGCGAGACGGCCAGGAAGCGCTCGTCCTGCTGGACGAGCGCTCGTTCGGCCTGCTGATCAGCGACATCATGATGCCGAACATGGACGGCTACGAGCTGTGCCGTCGGGTCAAGGCCGATCGGAAGTTGGACGACATGTCGGTCATCCTGCTGACGAGCCTGCGTGACCCCGTCGACATCGTTCGGGGCCTGCAGTCGGGAGCGGACAACTTCCTGACCAAGCCGTACGACCGCCACCGGCTGCTGTCGCGCATCGAATCCGTCCTACAGCCTCGGGACAACGCGCAGGGCGGTCATTTCCGTCTCGGCGCCGAGGTGCGGCTGCTCGGCCACCGGTTCACCGTCAACGCCGACCGCCAACAGATCCTGGACCTGCTGATGGGCAGCTTCGAGGACCTGTACTACACCAACGCCACGCTGCGGGATCGCGAAGAGGAACTGCTGCGGGCACGCGAGCAGGCGGTCGCCGCCAACGAGGCCAAGAGCCGCTTCCTGGCGACCCTCGGGCACGAACTGCGCACCCCACTGACCGCGGTCATCGGCTACGCCGACCTGCTGCTCCTGGATAGCGGGCTCGACGGCGACGACCTCGACTCCGTGGAACACATCCTCGAAGGAGGCCGCCACCTGCTGCAGCTCATCGACGACCTCGTCGACATCGGCCGCATCGAGGCCGGCGACCTGGCCCTGGATCCCGAACCCGTCGACGTCGGCCAGACGCTCGTCGAAGCGATCGAGGTGGTCCGCGGGCTCGCAGAACGGTACGACGTACAACTGCCCACCACCGCGCAGATCGATGCCTGCCTCGTCCACGCCGACCGGCGTCGGCTGCGACAGGTGCTGATCAACCTGATGTCCAACGCGGTGAAGTACAACTACGCAGGCGGTAGCGTGAACGTGGTGTGCGAACCGACGGGAGACGGCCGAGCACGGATCGACGTGACCGACACCGGCCCAGGGATCGAACCCGACAAGATCGGGCGGCTCTTCGTCCCCTTCGACCGGCTCGGCGCCGAAGCCAACGACGTGGAGGGCACCGGGATCGGACTGCCACTCGTACGAGACCTCGTCGAGGCTATGGGGGGGACCGTCACCGTCCCCAACACCTCGCCGAACGGCACGACCTTCCGTGTCGAGCTACCCACCCCCGGCCACGAGGAACACACGTCGGATCGTCCGTGA
- a CDS encoding response regulator: MNADRPIPAPATILVIDDEPVNLKLLSRILDRSGYTDVHTLDEPRAALATFEEIRPDLLLLDLHMPHVDGFEILGELPELMSEGEFLPVLVLTADASPETRRRALSDGATDFLLKPLDPVEVTLRVGNLLHTRLLHRSLREERDRLEERVHRRTRELREANEALVVANRVKTDFISMASHEMRTPLTVLKGFTEVLLQRGDDIPWESRRQQLEAMLRNTSRLERLVNDLLLSSRIEASRDPGRDAIQLRATTFDINQAVQRAVSDAELDPADVTVDCPEMEVKADEGLVEQMVVNLLTNADKYGAPPIEISCSVGSLTVEIVVRDHGPGVPEGFVPELFDRFAQHSVGDRRTATGVGLGLWVVRGLAQLHGGDVTYEPGRPDGACFRVQIQQFSPSAQASEHGAS; this comes from the coding sequence GTGAACGCGGACAGACCCATCCCCGCCCCGGCGACGATCCTCGTCATCGACGACGAACCGGTCAACCTCAAGCTCCTCAGCCGCATCCTGGACCGCTCCGGCTACACCGACGTCCACACACTGGACGAACCCAGAGCCGCACTGGCGACGTTCGAGGAGATCCGACCGGATCTGCTCCTGCTCGATCTGCACATGCCTCACGTCGACGGCTTCGAGATCCTCGGTGAACTGCCGGAGCTCATGTCCGAGGGGGAGTTCCTGCCCGTGCTCGTGCTGACCGCGGACGCGTCACCGGAGACCCGTCGACGTGCCCTATCGGATGGAGCGACCGACTTCCTACTCAAACCACTGGACCCCGTCGAGGTGACCCTCCGGGTGGGCAACCTCCTGCACACCCGTCTGCTCCACCGCAGCCTGCGAGAGGAGAGGGACAGGCTCGAGGAGCGCGTGCACCGACGGACACGGGAACTACGGGAGGCCAACGAGGCCCTCGTCGTTGCGAATCGTGTGAAGACCGACTTCATCTCCATGGCATCGCACGAGATGCGTACCCCACTGACCGTCCTCAAGGGCTTCACCGAGGTGCTCCTGCAACGTGGCGACGACATCCCATGGGAATCGCGCCGGCAGCAGCTCGAGGCCATGCTGCGCAACACCTCGAGGCTCGAGCGGCTCGTCAACGACCTGCTGCTGTCCTCAAGGATCGAGGCCTCCAGGGACCCCGGCAGGGACGCCATCCAGCTGCGCGCCACTACGTTCGATATCAACCAGGCGGTACAACGGGCGGTTTCGGATGCTGAGCTCGATCCCGCTGACGTGACGGTGGACTGTCCCGAGATGGAGGTGAAGGCCGACGAGGGGCTGGTCGAGCAGATGGTCGTGAACCTGCTCACCAACGCCGACAAGTACGGAGCGCCTCCGATCGAGATCAGCTGCTCGGTCGGGTCGCTTACGGTCGAGATCGTCGTCCGTGACCACGGACCCGGCGTCCCCGAGGGGTTCGTCCCGGAACTGTTCGACCGGTTCGCACAGCACAGCGTCGGTGATCGCCGTACGGCCACCGGGGTGGGGCTAGGATTGTGGGTCGTTCGTGGCCTGGCACAGCTCCACGGAGGCGACGTCACCTACGAACCAGGCCGACCGGACGGAGCGTGCTTCCGGGTGCAGATCCAGCAGTTCTCCCCGTCGGCGCAGGCCAGCGAACACGGCGCTTCCTGA
- a CDS encoding PAS domain-containing protein, producing the protein MSDDAPSRAASDPGPQEHGSRVRDRRAVDAWELVRISGVAMCIAGGNGRLIFVNEALGRLVGVDPGDLVGERWTDRVHPDDQQRTSEVLTALARQGGSITGLANRYRRDDGSYRWLEWQATADPNADRVYGVGVDVTGRRHAERRLEDSLQTIRESQQRLRLAVETTDLGIWEHDLAEDVVRWSAQTARIFGYPEKPDTKTVDEYFGHVHPDDRDLLGDLVDVPRDRSRIEYRIIRTDGRIRWVVSNATVQYDDGEPSRVLGTLYDVTDRVESQQRLQAAKHEAERANVAMSELLRRTSHELRTPLNAILGFSRLLATEQLTEQQQDSVDEIVAAGERLLHLVDRVLAVNSDTTVSIGTREPLELTSMVAQVIARLGPLAREHEVQLRSELPDMPLVALAEPSKVEHVLLDLVSNAVLYSRGQHVDLTVHTVEDDGPPRLRVEIRDRGPGLAPDEIERAFTPFDRLGADATNIPGTGLGLPLSRRIIESMGGELGAESTPGYGSCFWFELARAPASEEDA; encoded by the coding sequence ATGTCTGATGACGCACCATCCCGAGCGGCATCCGATCCGGGCCCGCAAGAGCACGGATCCCGAGTACGCGACCGCCGGGCGGTCGACGCCTGGGAGCTGGTACGGATCTCCGGCGTCGCGATGTGCATCGCCGGCGGTAACGGGCGCCTGATCTTCGTCAACGAAGCCCTGGGTCGGCTCGTCGGAGTCGATCCCGGCGACCTGGTCGGTGAAAGGTGGACCGACCGGGTCCATCCCGACGATCAGCAGCGCACGTCGGAGGTCCTGACGGCGCTCGCCCGACAGGGGGGCAGCATCACGGGACTCGCGAACCGCTACCGGCGGGACGACGGCAGCTACCGCTGGCTGGAGTGGCAGGCCACCGCCGACCCCAACGCGGACCGCGTGTACGGCGTCGGCGTGGACGTGACCGGACGTCGGCATGCGGAGCGACGGCTTGAGGACAGCCTGCAGACGATCCGTGAGAGTCAGCAACGTCTCCGCCTCGCCGTGGAGACCACCGATCTCGGCATCTGGGAGCATGACCTGGCCGAGGATGTCGTGCGGTGGTCCGCGCAGACCGCTCGGATCTTCGGCTACCCGGAGAAGCCGGACACCAAGACCGTCGACGAGTACTTCGGCCATGTCCATCCCGACGACCGGGACCTCCTCGGAGACCTCGTCGACGTCCCCCGTGACCGGTCCAGGATCGAGTACCGCATCATCCGGACGGACGGTCGGATCCGCTGGGTCGTGTCGAACGCGACCGTCCAGTATGACGACGGGGAACCGTCCCGGGTCCTGGGCACCCTCTACGACGTCACGGACCGGGTCGAATCGCAACAGCGACTGCAGGCCGCGAAGCACGAGGCCGAACGGGCGAACGTCGCGATGAGCGAACTCCTGCGTCGCACGAGCCACGAGCTGCGCACGCCGCTCAACGCCATCCTCGGCTTCTCCCGACTCCTCGCAACGGAACAACTCACCGAACAACAACAGGACAGCGTCGACGAGATCGTCGCAGCCGGAGAGCGGCTCTTACACCTCGTCGACCGCGTACTCGCCGTGAACTCCGACACAACGGTCTCGATCGGAACACGCGAACCGCTGGAACTCACGAGCATGGTCGCCCAGGTCATCGCGCGACTCGGACCACTCGCCCGAGAACACGAGGTGCAGTTGCGATCGGAGCTTCCGGACATGCCTCTCGTAGCATTGGCCGAACCGTCCAAGGTCGAACACGTGCTGCTCGACCTGGTCTCCAACGCGGTCCTGTACAGCAGGGGCCAGCACGTCGACCTCACCGTGCACACGGTGGAGGACGACGGACCGCCGCGTCTTCGCGTGGAGATCCGCGACCGCGGTCCCGGCCTAGCACCCGACGAGATCGAGCGCGCCTTCACGCCGTTCGACCGACTCGGCGCCGACGCCACCAACATCCCCGGGACCGGTCTCGGCCTACCACTGTCCCGACGGATCATCGAGAGCATGGGCGGGGAACTGGGCGCCGAGAGCACCCCCGGGTACGGCAGTTGCTTCTGGTTCGAACTGGCTCGCGCACCAGCCAGCGAGGAGGACGCCTAA
- a CDS encoding SRPBCC family protein, producing the protein MQLHRDVLIRRDLDAVFALVSDVTNYADFFRGVTRWEPRSDQLSGVGAHFRVLMQVGSIEAGGIVTVTEWDEDQRRIVWRSVRGVDHHGRWEVEPVTDGSRLVLMLAFELSVRSAGWSNGSPGGSWPATSRRPCWARDGCSSTRTVETTQTTACIGAARSWGRTAAVEPVVDGQSGGLRELIDG; encoded by the coding sequence ATGCAACTGCACCGCGACGTGCTGATCCGCCGCGACCTCGACGCGGTGTTCGCCCTGGTCAGCGATGTCACCAACTACGCGGATTTCTTCCGGGGCGTCACCCGTTGGGAACCAAGATCCGACCAGCTCAGCGGCGTCGGCGCGCACTTCCGCGTGCTCATGCAGGTCGGATCGATCGAAGCCGGAGGGATCGTGACCGTCACCGAGTGGGACGAGGACCAACGTCGGATCGTCTGGCGTTCGGTTCGGGGTGTGGACCACCACGGCCGCTGGGAGGTAGAGCCGGTCACCGACGGCTCACGCCTCGTCCTGATGCTGGCCTTCGAGCTGTCCGTCCGTTCCGCTGGCTGGTCGAACGGATCACCGGGCGGATCGTGGCCCGCCACGTCGAGGCGACCCTGCTGGGCGCGAGACGGATGCTCGAGTACCAGGACCGTTGAGACCACCCAGACGACCGCATGCATCGGGGCCGCTCGATCTTGGGGACGCACAGCTGCCGTGGAACCCGTGGTCGACGGCCAGTCCGGTGGTCTCCGCGAGCTGATCGACGGATAG
- a CDS encoding 1-acyl-sn-glycerol-3-phosphate acyltransferase gives MWLLASMYFRAEVDGLHHIPEDRPVLFVGNHSGGNMTPDSMVFMLAFNTYFGVERPVYALAHTLVTSWPVLGPFLRRWGVLTAGHDAARTALADGSCVLVYPGGDVETHREWTARHEIRFDGRKGFVRLAREAGVPIVPVVSSGGQDTYLPLTDGRRLAEALRLDRLARLKVLPISLAVPWGLNVGDFLGHLPLPAKIRMQVLEPIDVEERFGEDDATAYHYVTDLMQETLTALAADQVLPPLG, from the coding sequence CCACATCCCCGAGGACCGACCCGTGCTCTTCGTCGGCAACCACTCGGGCGGCAACATGACGCCCGACAGCATGGTGTTCATGCTCGCGTTCAACACCTACTTCGGGGTGGAGCGGCCCGTGTACGCGCTGGCCCACACGCTGGTGACCTCCTGGCCGGTGCTCGGACCGTTCCTGCGCCGCTGGGGGGTGCTGACCGCCGGCCACGACGCCGCCCGGACCGCCCTCGCCGACGGCTCGTGCGTGCTCGTCTACCCCGGAGGCGACGTGGAGACCCATCGGGAGTGGACCGCCCGACACGAGATCCGGTTCGACGGACGCAAGGGGTTCGTCCGACTCGCACGCGAGGCCGGCGTCCCGATCGTCCCGGTGGTCTCCTCCGGCGGACAGGACACCTACCTCCCCCTGACCGACGGGCGCCGGCTCGCCGAGGCGCTGCGCCTGGACCGTCTCGCCCGGCTCAAGGTGCTACCGATCTCCCTGGCGGTGCCCTGGGGGCTCAACGTGGGCGACTTCCTCGGTCACCTGCCGCTGCCAGCCAAGATCCGTATGCAGGTCCTGGAACCCATCGACGTGGAGGAACGGTTCGGCGAGGACGACGCGACGGCCTACCACTACGTAACAGACCTGATGCAGGAGACCCTCACGGCGCTGGCCGCCGACCAGGTCCTGCCACCGCTGGGCTGA